In one Musa acuminata AAA Group cultivar baxijiao chromosome BXJ2-5, Cavendish_Baxijiao_AAA, whole genome shotgun sequence genomic region, the following are encoded:
- the LOC135611746 gene encoding NDR1/HIN1-like protein 1, whose protein sequence is MGKDCDHHHHSSCCGCSVCSDHSTLLTIAWVVGAFVLVVLLIVFITWLVLRPTKPIFYLKDATVYQFNLSLSDNILSTVLQATVSSHNPNSRIGVSYDRASVYVTYQNQQITLPTSIPPLYQGHHDINVWSPYLYGASVPVAPSICGSLQQDEAAGYLLLYLKIDGMVRWKVGTWTSGHYHLEVTCPAFFSFDSTSNGVAVVRFQRMSPCSVSV, encoded by the coding sequence ATGGGGAAAGACtgcgaccaccaccaccacagtaGCTGCTGCGGGTGCAGCGTGTGCTCCGACCACTCAACGCTCCTCACCATTGCGTGGGTCGTCGGGGCCTTCGTCCTTGTCGTCCTCCTCATCGTCTTCATCACATGGCTCGTCCTCCGCCCCACCAAGCCCATCTTCTACCTCAAGGACGCCACCGTCTACCAGTTCAACCTTTCCCTCTCCGACAACATCCTCTCCACCGTTCTCCAGGCCACTGTCTCCTCTCACAACCCCAACAGCCGCATCGGCGTTTCCTACGACCGCGCCAGCGTCTACGTCACCTACCAGAACCAGCAGATCACCCTCCCCACCTCCATCCCTCCCCTCTACCAGGGCCACCACGACATCAACGTGTGGTCGCCCTACCTGTACGGCGCCTCCGTGCCGGTGGCGCCGTCCATCTGCGGATCCCTGCAGCAGGACGAGGCGGCCGGCTACCTGCTGCTCTACCTGAAGATCGACGGCATGGTGCGATGGAAGGTGGGGACGTGGACCTCCGGCCATTACCACCTCGAGGTCACCTGCCCGGCCTTCTTCTCCTTCGACAGCACGAGCAACGGCGTGGCGGTCGTCCGGTTCCAGCGCATGTCTCCGTGCAGCGTCAGTGTCTGA